One genomic segment of Besnoitia besnoiti strain Bb-Ger1 chromosome VII, whole genome shotgun sequence includes these proteins:
- a CDS encoding SAG-related sequence (encoded by transcript BESB_079650), whose protein sequence is MKALSWAREQVRRRPRVGLGAAGVVFAVILTLHARVIRASAQQLESESPPLCKDGEGIQVRLSEKLSSAQFKCQPGKIILPPLRGEETRGNNKVFSGFLDAEGKIPIPFPPTGFTIENTTGETYTLKASSFPQHSGIWYLFCDTKSEVKQTDQADATVKCPITVVIEGTSKDPQCIRMNGTTDLQVEGAGGSVTFGCGYNFPRLDPGLPSTDVYVGRECDSKQKLSTLAPGAELTNKEGSQLYTLAAPTLPQSEQTLCYQCRGESNARFASCVAAEDQPAAAIGLLESMLVNRMWTVGPQKLEPAFLSPVQTDTF, encoded by the exons ATGAAGGCACTTTCGTGGGCCCGTGAGCAGGTCAGGAGACGTCCAAGAGTCGGTCTGGGGGCGGCTGGGGTGGTGTTCGCAGTCATCCTCACACTTCATGCGCGTGTGATCCGAGCATCGGCGCAGCAGTTGGAGTCTGAATCGCCTCCACTGTGCAAAGATGGTGAAGGAATACAAGTACGTCTATCCGAAAAGCTATCCTCGGCTCAGTTCAAATGTCAGCCCGGTAAAATAATCCTTCCGCCCTTGCGCGGTGAGGAAACAAGAGGCAATAATAAAGTCTTCAGCGGCTTTCTTGATGCAGAAGGCAAGATCCCGATACCGTTCCCGCCCACAGGCTTCACGATTGAGAACACCACCGGAGAAACCTATACTCTGAAGGCGAGCTCCTTTCCGCAACACAGCGGCATCTGGTATCTCTTCTGTGATACCAAGTCCGAGGTCAAGCAAACCGACCAGGCGGATGCCACGGTGAAGTGCCCTATAACGGTCGTAATTGAGGGAACCTCGAAGG ATCCGCAATGCATCCGCATGAATGGCACGACAGATCTCCAGGTcgaaggcgcgggggggagTGTCACATTTGGATGTGGCTACAATTTTCCACGGCTAGATCCGGGCCTGCCCAGCACTGATGTCTACGTCGGCCGGGAGTGCGACTCGAAGCAGAAGCTGTCGACGCTTGCGCCTGGAGCGGAACTGACAAATAAGGAAGGGAGTCAGCTATATACCCTAGCAGCGCCGACCCTTCCTCAGTCGGAACAAACTTTATGTTACCAGTGCCGCGGCGAGTCCAACGCG AGGTTTGCGTCATGCGTAGCTGCTGAGGACCAGCCTGCTGCCGCGATCGGGCTGCTGGAGTCGATGCTTGTCAACAGAATGTGGACTGTGGGGCCGCAAAAGCTTGAACCTGCTTTTCTGTCTCCGGTGCAGACAGACACCTTTTAA
- a CDS encoding hypothetical protein (encoded by transcript BESB_079640), producing MCSVRGWWLLEVTRDASPSLFSAPDVDFDHGFAETGDSGAGALWSGRFRPPDAARPMGSKAFRECGTASATAGGKKHHEADNGNDLLTVRVALSRRYPTVDERWRKLAGPAYVPLPSDETLRQAFVAQLLEEPKDDAWRCCACCSPAPGGGEACLSLTSPSTAASSYGGCSPQRLSFAESDGRRRVDSGFAAGFAAGKAGEERLVEQNSSFYYDLYQETHFEELTWPCGPTAMLVLPPCASSALHNRHIGARIGPGHVPFQQRGSGAAPACHSPTRRCRQEPSDDPNFGAACERGPALPPVCGRYGGFQSRPQFSLSGEDGARGVCSLTYPSAAECLEGRPSPCSRPGASPSPPSGSSASLPLNSTLFSLLWPVVFVRKEMALSRLQAGASLLAAGAKKQDEGGGRGSAAHASAFSEDDAAPVALQRLTSAGAAQPTAAGSAGKGKKGGNPSEGNSSLRSTLVEAKPGRGERVLVALAALAVDDALGVDSLHPATARCFDLPQVTAAFHVLDQLMDLYLSMSPGSLSPPSLLPDAAVASLAGRSLASRLSSSSRASSSMNSAPAPLLNGVAAHRETPRGPEARGEAAGGGDMDAESGGPASLPFLMALQLALPFGRPKLTCPRLLKHAYDSVASLPDAYSFLPPSHLGGDMSTRSAEGRTVFRESLEGDRADSSSQRASEDEGRQQRRSARRRNRAEERQDPTLPSFLPPRPPGPRGPSQSLAQLRETKVKQYLGSLSSELSTVSPSSVSAASTDLRALQLRRWRSELAAKKSSFSSAASPGPGASPDFFEATLGSTVCLDFEDSGSFSTMSEFSFSDVSPPVDAPHSRTLHRRLFDHALWRRRPNAASSLSDRAGALGGVSGCSTACTSAFTPSGGGAVWSVPAWLPLLSPSGWTDGFPVEEGSEDEGDSLRSLEGSASRGASPRRASRGWWWPAGSTKKERVRGSQTPDALGGETRRRGGRSCRSSSSEGRGSRDKPRGRLAHSTRSASLRFGEGGSRARGSSWGDGRGRGDSRGQEDSGAMTDVERRSRGRLKERLRRRDGDGSRSLSRPHRVGEAFRSRHRVLSANPKNAASRFSLLSAFGRVTGLMSGGDGDGDGRAPGWKWLTRTSWIRFALVEKIHCTMHEPRAGVEGPEATAPDECSIVGDLHVTACLRKMMEVSVPVTFSRTASLPDVYVHPTARLSNSPVDLLNCASSGGGSEKKARPGGDRESVSASLMGQQASQASLPPLLVSCVPPLGLQSYLLCEYRFGCLPFYPLKALYQVKEIQPCVLRLLLQLQFHPALLGRLSSCALWLPFGHKGLIEYHDLKASQGAFRISADKRAVLWTLPKHIKRSGLVGAASSATKESGVSTLAGSDSPTPPGGGSPQVSLLGELVLAPLPGGAASGAADPLSGPSGAGAAGLSPRRQRRSRQRAPAGDPSQTGGEDHFSGLSCLARVSGGNAFPSAESDAPTSSSFAVGALGAGETPASWLSDANGSLPRQAQTLRERLFAAAGDEERLPLSVRRFLADEAERVEDEEACRLEQRREGEFSASSVSTQLAAPGPRGSERAGVGTAAGDWRENACGLSHAHASRQTQGGSGDSEPPRGSRHHGSLPVPSEQQPRAGQRPHVWGSAAKPGWSEGGQRATPSDLVEGVSPALQARSRPDGAAGGRGAPSSGKADAPPIAQGLAPPGPSLAPSVVSGSPRRPHSAAVGPASGARDGPSSCRDPAPAKQSGVGDPRGCGGGSAAAAVVHDCERPESSACAETATGTGRMYGGTQTKPGASAARSAAPARRGRGVGAGLLTDREELILRKGVNNFLALIQFEAKGITLSGSDIDKEAVTMYPHEHLEVVPPLQRRLGGGDKPGGSKVPSFSAAACSGLSGKNDKWESFKGVPGWAFGAGGGKDEDAGCSISVLKRTVAGRYIVWNALGDNRASKVHLSFGGDTDEEENGRSCGSTHASGASADPVARSISAASAVSSRAPAAGALRLASTVKDTSAATRDGNDAGQAASDSACVFEGPTDPAADSRSPEELRAVASKLPVDAARDLAYCEGGAPRQGGETDCHLPLASAALDGV from the exons ATGTGCTCCGTGAGAGGCTGGTGGCTGCTGGAGGTGACCCGGgacgcctctccgtcgctgtTTTCCGCTCCGGATGTCGACTTTGATCATGGATtcgcagagacaggagacagcggcgcgggtGCATTGTGGTCAGGGCGGTTCCGTCCCCCCGACGCAGCCCGCCCGATGGGCTCCAAAGCTTTCCGGGAATGTGGGACGGCCAGCGCTACCGCAGGCGGAAAGAAGCACCACGAGGCGGACAATGGCAACGACCTCCTCaccgtccgcgtcgcgcttTCTCGGCGGTATCCCACCGTAGATGAACGCTGGCGGAAACTCGCT GGCCCCGCGTATGTCCCGCTGCCGTCGGACGAGACGCTTCGTCAAGCATTCGTCGCGCAGCTCTTGGAGGAGCCAAAAGATGACGCCTGGCGCTGTTGTGCGTGCTGCTCCCCAGCgcccggggggggggaggcgtgtctctctctcacttCTCCGTCGACCGCCGCGTCGAGTTATGGAggctgctcgccgcagcggctgtcgTTCGCTGAGTCGGATGGCAGGCGACGGGTGGATTCCGGATTTGCAGCCGGGTTTGCAGCAGggaaggcaggcgaagagcgccTTGTGGAGCAGAATTCGTCCTTCTATTACGACCTCTATCAGGAGACACACTTCGAGGAGCTTACCTGGCCCTGCGGTCCGACCGCCATGCTCGTCCTTcccccctgcgcctcctctgcattGCACAATCGTCATATTGGCGCCAGGATAGGCCCAGGCCATGTCCCTTTCCAGCAGCGTGGCAgcggggctgcgcctgcgtgccACAGTCCAACACGGCGTTGCCGCCAGGAGCCCTCCGACGACCCTAATttcggcgcggcgtgcgagagAGGGCCGGCTTTGCCGCCTGTTTGTGGGAGATATGGCGGATTTCAAAGCAGGCCGCAGTTCTCCCTATCGGGtgaagacggcgcgcgaggcgtttGTTCCCTCACCTACCCCTCTGCAGCCGAGTGTCTAGAAGGCCGTCCGTCTCCCTGCTCGCGCCCCGGtgcttcgccctcgccgccgtctggcTCGAGTGCCTCTCTCCCGTTGAACAGTACGCTGTTTTCGCTGCTGTGGCCTGTCGTTTTCGTTCGCAAGGAGATGGCTCTCTCACGGCTGCAAGCGGGCGCCTCCCTGCTTGCTGCCGGCGCCAAAAAGCAAGacgagggggggggtcgcggcagcgcagcacACGCCTCGGCCTTtagcgaagacgacgcggcccccgtcgcgctccagcgcctaACTAGCGCCGGTGCCGCTCAgccgaccgcggcgggctcCGCCGGAAAAGGCAAAAAGGGCGGGAACCCTTCGGAAGGCAACTCTTCGCTAAGGTCCACTCTCGTTGAAGCGAAGCcgggacgaggagagagggtcCTCGTGGCTCTCGCAGCGCTCGCAGTTGATGACGCGCTGGGAGTGGACTCTCTTCATCCAGCGACCGCGCGTTGTTTCGATTTGCCTCAG GTGACAGCTGCCTTCCACGTGTTGGACCAGTTGATGGATTTGTATCTCTCCATGTCGCCGGGgtccctgtctcctccgtctctgctCCCGGATGCGGCggtcgcttctctcgctggccgctctctcgcgtctcgcctctcctcttcgagTCGTGCTTCGTCCTCCATGAActctgcgcccgcccctCTGTTAAATGGGGTGGCGGCGCACAGGGAGACTCCGCGGGGGCCTGAGgcccgcggagaggcagcgggagggggggacatGGACGCCGAGAGCGGGGGGCCGGCTTCGCTTCCCTTCTTGATGGCCTtgcagctcgcgctgccgttCGGGCGCCCCAAGCTGACCTGTCCTCGTCTGTTGAAGCACGCGTACGACAGTGTTGCCTCTCTGCCCGACGCCTACAGCTTCTTGCCGCCCTCCCACCTAGGCGGGGACATGTCGACGCGATCAGCTGAGGGGAGGACAGTCTTCAGAGAGAGTCTggaaggagacagggcgGACTCGAGCAGCCAGCGGGCGTCGGAGGATGAGgggcgacagcagcgccggtcggcgaggcgccggaatCGCGCCGAAGAGCGCCAGGATCCTACGCTTCCCTCGTTTCTGCCGCCCCGGCCTCCGGGCCCAAGAGGGCCTTCGCAGTCGCTTGCGCAGctgagggagacgaaggTTAAACAG tACCTgggctcgctctcctcggaGCTCTCCACCGTCTCCCCGTCGAGCGTGTCGGCCGCCTCGACGGATCTTCGagcgcttcagctgcgtcgctggcggagcGAACTCGCTGCGAAGAAGTCGTCCTTTTCTTCGGCGGCTTCTCCTGGCCCCGGGGCGTCACCAGATTTCTTCGAGGCCACACTAGGGAGCACAGTGTGTCTGGACTTTGAGGATTCCGGGAGCTTTTCGACGATGTCTGAGTTCTCCTTCTCCGACGTCTCGCCTCCAGTGGACGCGCCTCACTCGCGCACCCTCCACCGGCGCCTCTTTGACCACgcgctgtggaggcggcggccgaacgccgcttcgtcgctctctgaCCGCGCCGGAGCCCTGGGCGGTGTCTCCGGCTGCTCGACCGCCTGCACCTCGGCCTTCACGCcctcgggcggcggcgccgtctggTCCGTCCCCGcctggctgccgctgctgtctccttccggTTGGACCGACGGCTTCCCCGTGGAGGagggaagcgaagacgaaggggaCAGCTTGCGGAGTTTGGAGGGGAGTGCCTCGCGGGGGGCGTCGCCACGGAGGGCCTCGCGGGGGTGGTGGTGGCCTGCGGGGTCTACGAAGAAGGAACGGGTGCGCGGGTCGCAAACGCCCGAcgctctcggcggcgagacgcggcgcagaggaggccgctCTTGCCGGAGTTCGTCCTccgaaggcagaggcagccgcgacaAACCGAGAGGCCGCCTGGCGCATTcgacgcgaagcgcctcgtTGCGCTTCGGAGAAGGAGGGAGCCGAGCGCGCGGAAGCTCCTggggcgacgggcgcgggcgcggagacagtcgGGGACAGGAGGACAGTGGGGCTATGACCGATGTCGagaggcggtcgcgcggccgcttgAAAGAGAGGCTCCGGCGAAGGGACGGGGACGGAAGTCGGTCTCTCTCGAGACCCCATCGCGTGGGTGAGGCTTTCCGATCCAGGCACCGCGTGCTGTCTGCAAACCCGAAAAACGCCGCGTCGCGATTCTCCCTGCTGTCGGCCTTCGGGCGCGTCACAGGCCTGatgagcggcggcgacggagacggcgacggtCGCGCGCCCGGGTGGAAATGGCTCACGCGGACCAGTTGGAtccgcttcgccctcgttGAAAAAATCCACTGCACCATGCACGAGCCGAGAGCTGGAGTCGAAGGaccggaggcgacggcaccGGATGAATGCTCCATCGTG GGAGATTTGCACGTCACAGCATGCCTTCGGAAAATGATGGAGGTTTCAGTGCCCGTGACATTTTCTAGAACTGCCTCACTGCCTGATGTATACGTTCACCCCACTGCGAGGCTCAGCAACAG CCCCGTGGACCTGCTCAATTGCGCGTCGTCTGGCGGAGGATctgagaagaaggcgaggccagGGGGCGACAGAGAAAGCGTCTCGGCCTCTCTGATGGGGCAGCAAGCCTCACAAGCTTccctgcctccgcttctcgtCAGCTGCGTCCCGCCGCTCGGCCTTCAGTCTTATCTCCTCTGCGAGTACCGCTTCGGCTGCCTGCCGTTCTACCCGCTCAAAG CTCTCTACCAGGTGAAGGAGATTCAGccctgcgtcctccgcctcctcctgcagctTCAATTCCACCCTGCTCTCCTGGGCAGACTGAGCAGCTGCGCACTGTGGCTCCCATTCGGGCACAAGGGCCTCATCGAGTATCACGATCTGAAGGCCTCGCAG GGGGCTTTCCGCATTTCGGCCGATAAACGCGCTGTTCTGTGGACGCTGCCAAAACACATCAAACGGAGCGGGCTGGTGGGGGCTGCCAGCAGCGCGACCAAAG AAAGCGGCGTTTCCACGCTTGCAGGGTCGGATTCTCCGACGCCGCCAGGTGGAGGAAGTCCCCAAGTGTCTCTCCTCGGCGAGCtcgtcctcgcgccgctcccgGGTGGCGCCGCGTCTGGAGCTGCAGATCCGCTCTCGGgccccagcggcgccggcgcggcgggcctgtccccccgccggcagcggcggtcgcggcagcgcgcgcctgctggcgaTCCTTCGCAGACGGGGGGGGAAGATCACTTCTCGGgtctctcctgtctcgcgcgcgtgtcggGTGGGAATGCTTTTCCCTCCGCCGAGTCTGACGCGCcgacgtcgtcgtcgttcGCGGTGGGGGCCCTCGGAGCCGGTGAAACGCCAGCGAGTTGGCTTTCAGACGCAAACGGCAGTTtgccgaggcaggcgcagactcTGAGAGAGCGCCtgttcgccgcggcaggggACGAGGAGCGCTTGCCTTTGTCAGTTCGGCGCTTCTtggcagacgaggcggagcgcgtagaagacgaagaagcctgCCGTCTAGAGCAGCGTCGGGAAGGAGAGTTCTCTGCTAGTTCTGTCTCAACGCAGCTGGCAGCGCCGGGGCCACGAGGCAGCGAACGCGCGGGTGTGGGGACGGCAGCAGGCGACTGGCGGGAGAACGCGTGCGGCTTGTctcacgcgcatgcatcgcggcagacgcagggcggctcaggcgacagcgagcccCCGCGTGGGTCTCGTCATCACGGCTCGCTCCCTGTGCCTTCAGAGCAGCAGCCCCGGGCAGGCCAGCGGCCGCACGTTTGGGGTagcgccgcgaagccagGCTGGAGCGAAGGCGGGCAGCGGGCGACTCCGTCTGATCTCGTGGAAGGAGTCTCTCCCGCGCTGCAAGCTCGGAGCAGACCGGATGGGgccgcaggaggccgcggcgcacccAGCTCGGGGAAGGCCGATGCGCCTCCGATCGCTCAGGGCCTGGCCCCGCCAGgcccttctctcgcgccgtcTGTCGTGAGTGGCAGTCCCCGCCGGCCTCACTCGGCAGCTGTGGGCCCCGCTTCGGGCGCCAGGGACGGGCCGAGCTCCTGCCGCGACCCCGCCCCAGCTAAGCAGTCGGGCGTCGGAGACCCGCGGggatgcggcggcggaagcgctgcagctgccgtaGTTCACGACTGCGAGAGACCGGAGAGTTCGGCCTGCGCAGAAACGGCGACGGGGACGGGTCGGATGTATGGGGGGACGCAAACGAAGCCTGGAGCGAGTGCCGCGCGgtcggctgcgcctgcgaggcgagggcggggcgTGGGTGCCGGGCTCCTAACGGATCGAGAAGAGCTGATTCTCAGAAAAGGAGTGAATAACTTTTTGGCTTTGATTCAGTTTGAAGCGAAAGGAATCACCCTGTCGGGGTCGGACATCGACAAAGAGGCAGTAACCATGTATCCTCATGAGCACCTGGAGGTCGTGCCGCCGCTGCAACGtcggctcggcggcggagacaagcCCGGCGGAAGTAAAGTGCCTTCCTTttcagcagctgcctgcTCCGGCCTCTCCGGCAAAAACGACAAGTGGGAAAGTTTCAAAGGAGTTCCAGGGTGGGCAttcggcgcgggcggagggAAAGATGAAGACGCGGGATGCTCCATCTCCGTTCTGAAGCGAACGGTTGCTGGAAG ATACATCGTTTGGAACGCGCTTGGAGACAACCGGGCATCCAAAGTGCATCTTTCTTTCGGTGGAGAcacagacgaggaggagaacgGGCGGTCGTGTGGCTCCACGCACGCGAGTGGCGCCTCGGCCGACCCCGTCGCACGCAGTATCTCAGCGGCAAGCGCTGTCTCTTCCAGAGCTCCCGCGGCGGGTGCCCTTAGGCTGGCCTCGACAGTTAAAGACACGTCCGCCGCCACTCGCGATGGGAACGACGCAGGACAAGCAGCTTCGGATTCCGCTTGTGTTTTTGAGGGCCCCACAGACCCCGCCGCCGACAGCCGGTCTCCTGAAGAACTACGGGCCGTGGCTTCGAAGCTGCCCGTAGACGCAGCAAGAGATCTCGCGTACTGTGAGGGCGGGGCACCTCGTCAGGGCGGGGAGACAGACTGTCATCTGCCGCTCGCTTCCGCTGCTCTGGACGGCGTGTAG
- a CDS encoding SAG-related sequence SRS60A (encoded by transcript BESB_079660) — protein sequence MAILGDTMRHLAGLSVFVAAFSVYRAYTDSDAASGLKSDGVPVCSEGKEVGLTLSFDRPAAAFSCDKSLRQIIPPLPPDIGTPGKFFEGFADEEGIMAARFPSPNFAIFRGTKNGEYILEAGSLPPVGGTWYLFCVPTDSDQGAGPVTATKRCRVAVNIKGTAPIHQQCTTVGGTVHLRIHAAGYAVTFGCGYNFPNLDPPLPSTEVYLGRDCAVKQKLTAVVADAEVAETPTEQLYTLMVPYLPPSDQLLCYKCANGSKAQCTAFIEVPGSPVPITTSTTTCSTTSGAPPVPLQPFLYFVVAALAFI from the exons ATGGCCATCCTCGGAGACACGATGCGACACCTCGCAGGCCTTTCTGTTTTTGTCGCTGCATTCTCTGTATACCGTGCCTATACAGATAGCGATGCGGCAAGCGGTTTGAAGAGTGATGGAGTCCCAGTGTGTTCCGAAGGGAAGGAGGTGGGCCTCACACTGTCATTCGATAGACCGGCAGCAGCATTTAGTTGCGACAAGTCTCTCAGGCAGATTAtacctcctctgcctcccgATATTGGAACGCCTGGGAAATTCTTCGAGGGTTTTGCAGATGAAGAAGGTATAATGGCAGCTCGATTCCCTTCCCCTAACTTCGCGATTTTTAGGGGCACCAAGAACGGCGAGTACATCCTAGAAGCAGGCTCACTCCCGCCCGTTGGCGGCACGTGGTACCTTTTCTGTGTGCCCACTGACTCTGATCAGGGTGCCGGGCCTGTCACGGCAACCAAACGGTGTCGTGTGGCGGTGAACATCAAGGGTACAGCTCCGATCC ACCAGCAGTGCACAACGGTAGGAGGGACCGTTCATCTTCGGATTCACGCCGCAGGTTACGCGGTCACATTCGGATGCGGCTATAATTTCCCAAACCTCGACCCACCTTTGCCCAGCACTGAGGTGTACCTTGGCCGCGACTGCGCCGTTAAACAAAAATTGACCGCGGTGGTTGCTGACGCGGAGGTGGCGGAAACCCCCACAGAACAACTCTATACTCTGATGGTGCCGTACCTTCCGCCATCTGATCAGCTTTTGTGCTATAAGTGTGCGAACGGGTCGAAGGCACAGTGCACAGCTTTCATTGAAGTTCCGGGGTCACCTGTCCCGATCACCACATCCACCACGACATGCAGTACCACTTCTGGGGCTCCGCCAGTCCCCCTACAACCATTCTTGTACTTCGTAGTTGCAGCTCTAGCTTTTATCTAG